TACCTGAGAAGTTTACAGCTCAATCAGCTTGTTATAGAAGTGAAGCAGGTTCTGCAGGACGAGATACAAGAGGACTTATTCGTTTACATCAATTCGACAAAGTAGAAATGGTTCGTTATGAAAAACCAGAAGATTCTTGGAATGCATTAGAAGAAATGACACTACATGCCGAAGCGATTCTTGAAGAATTAGGTTTACCTTATCGCCGTGTAATATTATGTACTGGAGATATTGGTTTCGGCGCAAGTAAAACATATGATTTAGAAGTTTGGTTACCAAGCTATGATGACTATAAAGAAATTAGTTCTTGTTCAAACGTTACAGATTTCCAAGCGCGCCGTGCAAATATTCGGTTCAAGAGAGATAAAGTATCTAAACCAGAGTTAGTTCACACATTGAATGGCAGCGGATTAGCAGTAGGACGTACATTTGCAGCTATAGTTGAAAACTATCAAAACGAAGATGGTTCAGTAACGATACCTGAAGCATTGGTACCATTTATGGGTGGCAAAACTAAAATAGGGCCCATCGTTTAATAACAGAGCATCGATCTGATATAGAGCGCTCCGTCTAAAGAGATGGAGCGCTTTTTTAATAGGGTAGGGGAAAACAAGGTGATTTAGTCTACCGTTTGTCTAACCCCAGACAAACGGTAGACTTACCTTATTGCCCGTTAAATTATTCTATATTAGACTATCTATAATATGCATTCAAGAAGAGGGGAGGTAGTGTATGGCTTCACATTTAACTTTTAGGCAAGGTATCAAGGAATGTGTGCCTACATTATTAGGTTATGCTGGTGTGGGACTTTCTTTCGGTATTGTTGCAGTAGCATCAAAATTTAGTCTTCTTGAAATTATTTTATTATGCTTACTCGTTTATGCTGGGGCAGCACAATTTATCATTTGTAGTTTAGTTATTGCCGGTACGCCTATAACTGCAATAGTACTAACTACTTTTATCGTTAATTCTAGGATGTTCTTATTAAGTATGAGTTTGGCACCTAGATATAAAGATTACGGTTGGCTCAATCGTTTAGGATTAGCGACTTTAGTCACTGATGAAACATTTGGCGTGGCAATAACGCCTCATTTAAAAGGGGAGCAAATAAACGATCGTTGGTTACATGGACTAAACTTAACGGCATATATATTTTGGACAATTTCGTGCATTGTAGGAGCGGTATTCGGGAAGTATATTCAAAACCCTGATGCCCTAGGTTTAGATTTTGCTATTACAGGTATGTTTATCTTTTTAGCAATCTCACAATTTGAAACAGTACAGCGTTCTCAAATAACTAAGTACATCGTATTGATTGTATGTGTGATTGTTATGATGTTTTTATTTAGTTTAATTATGCCTACATATGTTGCAATTATTTTATCGTCTGTATTAGCTGCTACGTTAGGGGTGGTGATCACCAAATGAGCACATCAATACATATGTTACTTATTATCGTTTTGTGTGGCGTAGTTACTTGGTTAACACGAGTCATTCCTTTTATGTTAATTACACGTGTTCACTTATCTGATAAGGTCGTACAGTGGTTATCTTTCATACCGATTACGTTGTTTACAGCGTTAATTATCGATGGTGTAATCGAGCAACATAGTGGTAAATTCGGATATACAATTAATGTACCGTTTCTAGTAACAATCATACCAACGGTGATTGTGGCTTTTATCTCCAGAAGCCTCACAATAACAATTGTTGCCGGTATTTTTATTATGGCGATCATACGTTTATTATTTTAAGCATTGAAGTAGTAAGCGTAATTCGTTAGAATAAAACTAATTAGAAAATTTTGACACTTATAAACAAAAGAATTCAACAAATACAATTTATAAATTAAATCAAATCTTATTTTGAGAAGCTAAGGGATTTGGCCCGTAGATGCTTCAGCAACCGACTATAATGGCACGGTGCTAAAACCAACGATGATATTCGAATGATAAGTAAATCTTTAACCTTCTTACTTATATCGGGTAAGGGGTTTTTTAAGTTAGTAGGAGGTCGAACATGACAAATTACACTGTGGATACGTTAAAATTAGGACCATTTGAAACAGAATCAGGAGAAACAATTTCAAATTTAAAATTACGCTATGAACATGTAGGTTTCAAAGGGCAACCGCTTGTATTAGTGTGTCATGCTTTGACAGGCAACCATGTAACATACGGCACAGACGAAGATCACGGTTGGTGGCGCGAAATTATTGATGGTGGTTATGTGCCGATTAATGATTATCAATTTTTGACATTTAACGTTATAGGTAGTCCTTTTGGCTCAAGTTCTGCATTAATAGATGATGATTTTCCTTCTAAACTTACATTAAGAGACGTAGTACGTGCGCTAGAATTAGGTATCCAGGCGTTAGGATACACGCACATAGATATATTAATCGGGGGTTCTCTCGGTGGTATGCAAGCACTGGAGTTATTATATAATAGAAAATTTGATGTTAAGAAGGCAGTTATACTTGCTGCTACAGATAAGACTTCTTCTTATAGCCGTGCCTTCAATGAAATTGCTCGACAATCTATTCAACTAGCTGGGAAAGAGGGCATGAGTATTGCGCGACAGTTAGGATTTTTAACTTATCGTTCATCGAAAAGTTACGATAAACGATTTTCACCAGATCAAGTCGTTGCATATCAACGTCATCAAGGCGATAAATTTAAAGAAAACTTCAATAAGAATTGTTATTTAACACTGCTGGATGTCTTGGACAGCCACGATATTGATAGGGGTCGCACTGATGTTAATGAAGTATTCAAATCTTTAGACACTAAAGTATTAACGATGGGCTTTACTGATGATTTACTATATCCAGACGATTTAGTACGTGCAGTAGGTGAACGTTTTAAATACCATCGCCATTTCTTTGTTCCTGATAATGTAGGGCATGATGGATTCTTACTTAACTTTAATGATTGGGCACCAAATTTATATCATTTCCTGAAAGTATCGCAGTTTAAACGTAAATAAGATTAATAAATATAGCTCTAAATTTACGGTCAAATGTAGATTTAGAGTTTTTTAAGTGCGTATTAATCCAGACGTAACTTATCCTTAAGTCACTTTAAAAGGTGAAGCCTTCGTTTGAAGACATCAATAATTGTATAAAATTTCTAAAGAGGTTAGAATAGTAATACAGTCAAAAAGTATGGGAGTGGCAAAATTTGTTTTCAAAAATTAAACCTAAAGCTACTATTTTGAGTATTATCTCACTCATTATTGTTGCTTTAGCCTTACATATATTACCGCCACTTGGTTTTGTATTATGTTTGTTTGCGACAATACCAGGCGTAGTCCTATGGCACAAATCTAAAGAATCATTTGGATTGGCCGCTGTAGTAACAGTAATTTTAACCACATTGTTAGGTAATATATTCGTATTAAGCGCGATGGTCTTAATACTAATTATTAGTTTTTTAGTAGGCCAATTATTAAAAGAACGTACATCTAAAGAACGTATTTTATACGTAACGACAACATTCGTCAGTATTATTTCATTAATCGCTTTTATGCTTTTGCAAGCGTTTAATAAAATACCGACAGTGAACACTTTAATGAAACCACTGAAAACTCAAATGTTACAAACAATGGAGCAAAGTGGTGTACAGAATGGCTACGAAAATACAATAGGAGAAGGCTTCCGTCAATTAGCGGTTCAACTACCGAGCTACGTTATTATAACGATATTTCTACTTATTTTAATTAATCTAATTGTTACATTTCCGATATTACGCAAATTCAAAGTAGCTACACCAGTATTCAAGCCCTTATTTGCTTGGCAAATGAATAAAATTTTACTTATTCTATACGTGATTACACTGTTATGTGTTATGTTTGCGTCTAAAGCGGGTACTTTCCAAAGTATCGTATTGAATTTTGAAATTGTGTTATCATTATGTATGTATTTACAAGGGTTAAGTTTAATACATTTCTTTGGGAAAGCGAAGGCAATGCCTAGAGCTTTAATCCTCGTTTTAATGGTTATAGGGACAATTATAACGCCATTTACACATATTGTAGTTTTAATAGGGTTTATTGATTTAGCATTTAATTTAAAAGGTATCATTAAAAAATAATGTGAGGTGGACAAAATGAACCGTCAATCCACTAAAAAAGCATTAGTTTTACCATTTATCATTATGGCAATTACGGCACTTGTTTTAGTCGCGGTATGGTTTATTTTTAATCAACTCATTGCCGGTATCGCTACTGCAATTTTGATAGTCGTAATTATTATTGCTGCTCTAATGGTAAGGCAAGCTTTGCAAAAGATGGACAACTATGTTGATAATTTGAGCGGACACATATCGGCCGGTAGTAATCGGGCAATTAAAAATTTACCTATTGGTATGGTAGTCATTGATGAAAATGAAAATATTGAATGGATGAACCAATTCATGTCTGAACGTTTGGATCGTAATGTAATTTCAGATCCAGTAAATGAAGTTTATCCTAATATATTGAAGCAATTAGAAAAAACTGAAGAAATTGATATAGAGGATAGAAATTATCACTATCGCGTTAGATATTCTGAAAATGAACATATTTTATATTTCTTTGATATAACTGAAGAAGTTCGTATTAATGAGTTATATAATGAATCAAAACCAATCATCGCCACGTTATTTTTAGATAACTACGATGAAATCACTCAAAATATGAACGATACTCAGCGTTCGGAAATTAATTCTATGGTAACACGAGTAATCAGTCGTTGGGCAACTGAATACGACATTTACTTTAAGCGTTACAGTACTGATCAATTCGTTGCATATTTAAATCAACACATATTAGATGAAATTGAAGATTCAAACTTTAATATTTTAAGTCAGTTAAGAGAAAAAAGTGTTGGTTATAGAGCACAACTTACATTAAGTATTGGCGTCGGTGAGGGTTCTGATAGTCTTATCGACCTTGGTGAACTATCTCAATCTGGTCTAGATTTAGCTTTAGGTCGTGGTGGTGACCAAGTAGCGATTAAAAACCAAAACGGTAACGTACGTTTTTATGGCGGTAAGACTGACCCAATGGAAAAACGTACACGTGTTAGAGCACGCGTAATATCACATGCACTTAAGGATATCCTTATGGAAGGCGATAAAGTTATTATTATGGGACATAAACGTCCTGATTTAGATGCTATTGGTGCAGCTATTGGGGTGTCACGCTTTGCGATGATGAACAATTTGGATGCACATATTGTATTAAATGATTCAGATATCGATCCAACACTACGCCGTGTAATGGATTCTATCGATGAAAAACCTGAACTCAAAGAACGCTTTATTTCTTCTGAAGAAGCATGGGATAATATGACCTCAAGGACGACTGTTGTCATTGTCGATACACATAAACCTGAAATGGTTATAGATGAAGACATTTTAAACAAAGCAAATAGAAAAGTAGTTATTGATCACCATAGACGTGGGGAAAGCTTTGTTTCTAGTCCATTACTCGTTTACATGGAACCATATGCTAGTTCGACAGCAGAACTTGTTACAGAACTATTAGAATATCAACCAACGGAACAACGTTTAACACGTTTAGAATCAACAGTAATGTTCGCAGGTATTATTGTCGATACGCGTAACTTTACTTTACGTACTGGTTCCAGAACATTTGATGCAGCAAGTTATTTACGTGCGCATGGTGCTGACACAATTTTAACGCAGCACTTCTTGAAAGATGATATCGATACGTATATTAATCGGACAGAATTAATTCGTACGGTCGAATTACAAGATAACGGTGTCGCCATTGCTCATGGTCCAGACGATAAAATATACCATCCCGTTACGGTTGCACAAGCTGCGGATGAGTTGTTAAGTTTAGATGGTGTAGAGGCATCTTATGTGGTTGCTAGAAGAGAAGATTCTCTAGTAGGTATGTCTGCCCGCTCACTTGGTGCGATTAACGTACAATTAACAATGGAAGCGCTCGGCGGTGGAGGCCATTTAACAAATGCTGCCACTCAACTTAAAGATGTGACCGTTGAAGAAGCGATTGAACAATTACAACAAGCAATAACAGAACAAATGAGTAGGAGTGAAAATTGATGAAAGTAATATTCACACAAAACGTTAAAGGTAAAGGTAATAAAGGCGAAATCAAAGACGTACCAGTAGGTTATGCAAATAACTACCTTATAAAAAATAAGTTAGCTGTCGAAGCAACACCAGGTAACCTTAAGCAATTAGAACAACAAGAAAAAGCAGCTAAAGCAGAACGTCAAAAAGAAATTGATGAAGCGACTCAACTTAAATCAAAATTAGCTGACCTTGAAGTGGAAGTCTCAGCTAAAACTGGTGAAGGTGGTAAATTATTCGGTTCTGTTAGCACGAAGCAAATTGCACAAGCTTTGCAAGAGCAACATGACATTAAAATTGATAAACGTAAAATGGATTTACCAAGTGGTATCCATGCATTGGGTTATACAAATGTGCCGGTTAAATTAGATAAAGAAGTTGAAGGTACTATTCGTGTACACACAATCGAACAATAATTATGGATTGAAATATGAGGTGTAGTCGACATGGATGGAATGTATGAACAAAATCAAATGCCCCATAGTAATG
The genomic region above belongs to Staphylococcus durrellii and contains:
- a CDS encoding AzlC family ABC transporter permease, coding for MASHLTFRQGIKECVPTLLGYAGVGLSFGIVAVASKFSLLEIILLCLLVYAGAAQFIICSLVIAGTPITAIVLTTFIVNSRMFLLSMSLAPRYKDYGWLNRLGLATLVTDETFGVAITPHLKGEQINDRWLHGLNLTAYIFWTISCIVGAVFGKYIQNPDALGLDFAITGMFIFLAISQFETVQRSQITKYIVLIVCVIVMMFLFSLIMPTYVAIILSSVLAATLGVVITK
- a CDS encoding AzlD domain-containing protein is translated as MSTSIHMLLIIVLCGVVTWLTRVIPFMLITRVHLSDKVVQWLSFIPITLFTALIIDGVIEQHSGKFGYTINVPFLVTIIPTVIVAFISRSLTITIVAGIFIMAIIRLLF
- the metX gene encoding homoserine O-acetyltransferase MetX, which encodes MTNYTVDTLKLGPFETESGETISNLKLRYEHVGFKGQPLVLVCHALTGNHVTYGTDEDHGWWREIIDGGYVPINDYQFLTFNVIGSPFGSSSALIDDDFPSKLTLRDVVRALELGIQALGYTHIDILIGGSLGGMQALELLYNRKFDVKKAVILAATDKTSSYSRAFNEIARQSIQLAGKEGMSIARQLGFLTYRSSKSYDKRFSPDQVVAYQRHQGDKFKENFNKNCYLTLLDVLDSHDIDRGRTDVNEVFKSLDTKVLTMGFTDDLLYPDDLVRAVGERFKYHRHFFVPDNVGHDGFLLNFNDWAPNLYHFLKVSQFKRK
- a CDS encoding DUF2232 domain-containing protein produces the protein MFSKIKPKATILSIISLIIVALALHILPPLGFVLCLFATIPGVVLWHKSKESFGLAAVVTVILTTLLGNIFVLSAMVLILIISFLVGQLLKERTSKERILYVTTTFVSIISLIAFMLLQAFNKIPTVNTLMKPLKTQMLQTMEQSGVQNGYENTIGEGFRQLAVQLPSYVIITIFLLILINLIVTFPILRKFKVATPVFKPLFAWQMNKILLILYVITLLCVMFASKAGTFQSIVLNFEIVLSLCMYLQGLSLIHFFGKAKAMPRALILVLMVIGTIITPFTHIVVLIGFIDLAFNLKGIIKK
- a CDS encoding DHH family phosphoesterase, with protein sequence MNRQSTKKALVLPFIIMAITALVLVAVWFIFNQLIAGIATAILIVVIIIAALMVRQALQKMDNYVDNLSGHISAGSNRAIKNLPIGMVVIDENENIEWMNQFMSERLDRNVISDPVNEVYPNILKQLEKTEEIDIEDRNYHYRVRYSENEHILYFFDITEEVRINELYNESKPIIATLFLDNYDEITQNMNDTQRSEINSMVTRVISRWATEYDIYFKRYSTDQFVAYLNQHILDEIEDSNFNILSQLREKSVGYRAQLTLSIGVGEGSDSLIDLGELSQSGLDLALGRGGDQVAIKNQNGNVRFYGGKTDPMEKRTRVRARVISHALKDILMEGDKVIIMGHKRPDLDAIGAAIGVSRFAMMNNLDAHIVLNDSDIDPTLRRVMDSIDEKPELKERFISSEEAWDNMTSRTTVVIVDTHKPEMVIDEDILNKANRKVVIDHHRRGESFVSSPLLVYMEPYASSTAELVTELLEYQPTEQRLTRLESTVMFAGIIVDTRNFTLRTGSRTFDAASYLRAHGADTILTQHFLKDDIDTYINRTELIRTVELQDNGVAIAHGPDDKIYHPVTVAQAADELLSLDGVEASYVVARREDSLVGMSARSLGAINVQLTMEALGGGGHLTNAATQLKDVTVEEAIEQLQQAITEQMSRSEN
- the rplI gene encoding 50S ribosomal protein L9 — encoded protein: MKVIFTQNVKGKGNKGEIKDVPVGYANNYLIKNKLAVEATPGNLKQLEQQEKAAKAERQKEIDEATQLKSKLADLEVEVSAKTGEGGKLFGSVSTKQIAQALQEQHDIKIDKRKMDLPSGIHALGYTNVPVKLDKEVEGTIRVHTIEQ